Proteins encoded by one window of Dendropsophus ebraccatus isolate aDenEbr1 chromosome 4, aDenEbr1.pat, whole genome shotgun sequence:
- the LOC138789504 gene encoding uncharacterized protein translates to MEAQRVLLAPLVLLAPSFASEMTETSVTSGRATPQDGGHNSGVIIALGVAAVLAIATIIFCAIYWIRRRRRPMAEEEELREVLVDTPDVPEVDVTPEAAMDGGDEAPTEEAETTSHWPIHIDVTSIIRHMADLKPKPKKPAPMAMTLHEKTQEIKRKRRFRSLRSFFRYYRQKPLTRSQIRREQAEKTRQVCLWLDRRRGKKIKIEEKNPKKRRRSCLCCG, encoded by the exons ATGGAGGCTCAGCGTGTGCTGCTCGCACCATTAGTGCTATTAGCTCCAAGCTTTGCATCAGAGATGACTGAGACATCAG TGACCTCAGGGAGAGCGACCCCCCAGGACGGCGGCCATAATA GCGGAGTTATTATCGCTCTTGGCGTCGCGGCGGTCCTGGCTATTGCCACAATCATCTTCTG CGCTATATATTGGATCAGACGCCGGCGTCGCCCAATGGCAGAAGAGGAGGAACTGAGAGAAGTCCTGGTCGATACACCAG ATGTGCCAGAGGTGGATGTGACCCCGGAGGCGGCCATGGACGGTGGAGATGAAGCCCCCACTGAGGAGGCTGAGACCACCAGCCATTGGCCAATCCACATAGATGTGACGTCCATCATTAGACACATGGCGGATTTAAAACCCAAGCCCAAGAAGCCTGCACCGATGGCCATGACCCTGCACGAGAAAACTCAAGAAATTAAGAGGAAGAGGAGGTTTAGAAGCTTACGATCCTTCTTCAGATACTACAGGCAAAAACCATTAACAAGAAGCCAGATAAGAAGAGAACAAGCAGAGAAAACCCGGCAGGTCTGCCTCTGGCTGGACAGGAgacgggggaaaaaaatcaaaatcGAGGAGAAAAATCCCAAAAAGAGGAGGAGATCATGCCTATGCTGTGGGTAA